One genomic segment of Leptospira sp. WS92.C1 includes these proteins:
- a CDS encoding ABC transporter ATP-binding protein: MEKKEDAAIECTSLSKRFGEPPTYAVQEAEFSLQRGEFVALTGRSGSGKSTLLYMLSGLDHPSSGKVFLNGMDIFSMPSKDTHIFRNLNIGFVFQFHYLLPELTAIENILMPTRKTEKNVVKRDEARRLLSEFGLEHCKDKFPSQMSGGEQQRTAIARALIMNPIFLFADEPTGNLDTENGDKAMEILKRINQENRTTVVFVTHDPDYAALAGRRINMVDGRIHSDSLQKINKAVSR; this comes from the coding sequence ATCGAAAAGAAAGAGGACGCTGCAATTGAGTGTACGTCCTTATCCAAACGATTCGGAGAACCGCCGACTTACGCAGTGCAGGAGGCGGAGTTCAGTCTGCAGCGTGGAGAGTTTGTCGCATTAACGGGGAGATCCGGATCAGGAAAGTCGACCTTATTGTATATGCTGAGTGGATTGGATCATCCGAGTTCGGGAAAGGTGTTCCTCAACGGCATGGATATATTTTCGATGCCGAGCAAAGACACTCATATTTTCCGAAATTTGAATATAGGATTCGTATTCCAATTTCATTATCTTCTGCCCGAGTTGACCGCGATCGAGAATATATTGATGCCGACGCGCAAAACGGAAAAAAATGTCGTTAAGAGGGACGAAGCCAGAAGGCTTCTTTCCGAATTCGGGTTGGAGCACTGTAAGGACAAATTTCCTTCCCAAATGTCCGGAGGCGAGCAGCAAAGAACCGCAATTGCGCGGGCGCTGATCATGAATCCGATTTTCCTGTTTGCGGACGAACCTACGGGGAATTTGGACACGGAGAACGGTGACAAGGCCATGGAAATCCTGAAACGGATCAATCAAGAGAACCGAACCACCGTCGTATTTGTGACGCACGACCCAGATTACGCGGCCTTGGCGGGACGTAGAATCAACATGGTGGATGGAAGAATCCATTCTGATTCTCTGCAAAAGATAAACAAGGCCGTTTCGCGGTAA
- a CDS encoding ABC transporter permease produces the protein MFFLAIRQLLKRPQQTFLTFLAILLGTAGYVVFSGMMLGFQEYITDQLVNNDAQIRISPRDEVLKKESFEGVFYPDSTVRWINPPSGKTDSTQLTNIKGWFLKLDRDERVEAYAPQLNRQLIFKFGKQTLPGKLQGIDPARQTKVTTIGKYVEKGNLSDLDRGGDMIFAGAGLLEKLGAETGDTLQVVTTNGKISNVKVGGVFRVGNRMIDDTTVYASLRTVQRITQSNGVISEIAVRLVDVSKAADVATEWSFFTKDKVQSWDQTYESVLSVFKTQNIVRNTTTFTIILVVAFGIYNVLNMVVNHKKREIAILRSVGFDEGDTIRLFIIQGLLLGLLGAACGLIVGAIACYALDGYPIGGKTTKGQVMVNVMKISWDYSIYVKAFSLSVITSGIAAYIPAKSASKLSPVEIIRGSA, from the coding sequence ATGTTTTTTCTCGCGATTCGACAATTGTTAAAGAGACCTCAGCAGACTTTTCTGACTTTCTTGGCGATTCTTCTTGGAACTGCCGGGTATGTCGTTTTTTCCGGGATGATGCTGGGCTTTCAGGAATATATCACGGATCAGCTCGTGAACAACGACGCGCAAATCCGCATTTCTCCTCGGGACGAAGTTTTAAAGAAGGAAAGTTTTGAAGGCGTTTTCTATCCCGATTCGACCGTACGATGGATCAATCCTCCCTCGGGAAAAACCGACTCTACTCAGCTAACAAACATTAAAGGTTGGTTTTTGAAATTGGATCGGGACGAACGTGTGGAAGCGTATGCCCCGCAGCTCAACAGACAACTTATCTTCAAATTCGGAAAGCAGACTCTTCCCGGAAAACTCCAAGGGATCGATCCGGCTCGTCAAACCAAAGTGACCACAATCGGTAAATACGTGGAAAAAGGGAATCTCAGCGATCTCGATCGGGGAGGCGATATGATTTTTGCCGGTGCCGGATTGTTGGAAAAACTCGGCGCTGAAACCGGTGATACTCTACAGGTGGTCACTACGAACGGTAAAATATCGAACGTCAAAGTGGGCGGGGTCTTTCGAGTCGGGAATCGAATGATCGATGATACGACCGTCTATGCTTCTCTGAGGACGGTTCAACGGATCACACAATCGAACGGAGTCATATCGGAAATCGCCGTTCGATTGGTCGACGTTTCAAAAGCGGCGGATGTCGCCACGGAGTGGTCCTTTTTCACTAAGGACAAGGTTCAAAGCTGGGATCAGACTTATGAAAGCGTGTTATCCGTATTTAAAACGCAAAATATCGTAAGGAATACGACGACGTTTACGATTATACTAGTTGTTGCTTTCGGAATATACAACGTTTTGAATATGGTTGTGAATCATAAAAAAAGGGAAATCGCGATCCTTCGATCCGTCGGTTTTGACGAAGGGGATACGATCCGGCTCTTTATCATACAGGGACTTTTGTTGGGTTTGCTGGGCGCCGCTTGCGGTCTGATTGTGGGAGCGATCGCGTGTTATGCCTTGGACGGTTATCCGATCGGCGGCAAAACGACGAAGGGACAAGTTATGGTCAACGTGATGAAGATATCTTGGGATTACTCGATCTATGTAAAGGCTTTCAGCTTATCCGTGATCACGAGCGGAATTGCGGCCTATATTCCCGCGAAATCCGCTTCGAAACTTTCTCCCGTCGAAATCATACGAGGAAGCGCTTGA
- the alr gene encoding alanine racemase, with protein sequence MKEIASSWVEISKHSIRTNLNSFRSILNPDSTLTAILKSNAYGHELETMTKLCIDEGVSRIGVNSIEEALIVRNIDSTIPILIMGEIQNLQARKNQLADPNFWIVFSRPETAKILSSLSPAPKLHLKVDTGMGRLGTRGETLQITLEKLKESEIRLDGICTHFASTEDVLEHKHSLMQIRNFETAVSLAESFGYKNLIRHTCASASTLLFPSAHFEMVRVGISLYGLWPSIQTRLSLNLIGNKNFQLNPVLSWKTKIVHIQNHPANRYIGYGSTFQTSYPTKVAVVPVGYYEGLDRKLSNNGDMLVLGRRARILGRICMNMTMLDVTHIPGADIGSIVTIIGHDGEESVTADDMADRVHTINYEITTRISESIPRIVVD encoded by the coding sequence ATGAAAGAAATAGCTTCTTCCTGGGTTGAAATCTCAAAACATTCCATTCGTACCAATTTGAATAGTTTTCGGTCCATTCTGAATCCGGATTCCACACTTACCGCAATTTTAAAGTCGAACGCATACGGTCACGAACTTGAAACAATGACGAAGCTTTGTATCGACGAGGGTGTTTCGCGTATCGGAGTCAACTCGATCGAAGAAGCTCTGATCGTCCGAAACATCGACTCGACCATTCCGATTTTAATCATGGGAGAAATCCAAAATCTCCAGGCTCGAAAAAATCAATTGGCCGATCCCAATTTTTGGATCGTGTTCTCAAGACCGGAGACGGCTAAAATTTTATCCTCTCTCAGTCCCGCTCCGAAACTTCATCTCAAAGTAGATACCGGGATGGGAAGACTCGGAACCCGCGGGGAAACTCTGCAAATCACTTTAGAAAAATTGAAAGAATCTGAAATTCGGCTCGATGGAATTTGCACTCATTTCGCAAGCACGGAAGACGTTTTAGAACATAAGCATTCTTTAATGCAAATTCGAAATTTCGAAACCGCGGTTTCTCTCGCTGAGTCTTTTGGATATAAAAATTTAATCCGACACACCTGTGCCTCAGCGTCCACCCTGCTTTTTCCAAGCGCACATTTTGAAATGGTGCGAGTCGGCATTTCTTTATACGGACTTTGGCCGAGTATACAAACCCGCTTGTCCTTAAATCTTATCGGAAATAAAAACTTTCAACTGAATCCGGTTCTGTCTTGGAAAACGAAAATCGTCCATATCCAGAATCACCCCGCCAATCGTTACATCGGTTACGGTTCGACGTTTCAAACTTCGTATCCTACAAAGGTCGCCGTGGTGCCGGTCGGTTATTACGAAGGCTTGGATCGAAAACTTTCAAATAATGGGGACATGTTAGTGCTTGGAAGGCGGGCCCGTATTTTAGGAAGAATTTGTATGAACATGACGATGCTCGACGTTACGCATATACCGGGCGCGGATATCGGAAGTATCGTAACGATCATCGGACACGACGGGGAAGAATCCGTGACCGCCGACGATATGGCCGATAGAGTTCACACGATCAATTACGAAATTACTACAAGAATCAGCGAATCGATTCCCCGGATTGTTGTAGACTAG
- a CDS encoding DUF2505 family protein, whose amino-acid sequence MKYKVVQQFPVPLKDLLKAREDRYKYLDKFPELKNVELLEEKKEGNLVYQKRKVKLAESLPKVLAALLSDPSLLENSTFNLDTNTHEFTLSPPGNESIIKISGVSVYRALGPDQSERSYDVEVKSGVFLMGAAIEAVIEEVHKHSLEKDKNSISDFLNSYQG is encoded by the coding sequence ATGAAATATAAGGTAGTGCAACAGTTTCCCGTTCCGTTGAAGGATCTTCTCAAGGCAAGGGAGGATCGTTACAAATATCTCGATAAATTCCCAGAACTCAAAAACGTAGAACTTTTGGAAGAAAAAAAAGAAGGAAACTTAGTCTATCAAAAACGAAAGGTAAAACTCGCCGAGTCCCTGCCTAAGGTGCTGGCGGCTCTTTTGTCCGATCCGTCTTTATTAGAAAATTCTACATTCAATCTGGATACCAACACCCACGAGTTTACTCTTTCGCCTCCGGGTAACGAGAGCATCATTAAGATCAGCGGTGTTTCCGTTTATAGGGCATTGGGCCCGGATCAATCCGAAAGAAGTTATGACGTCGAGGTCAAATCGGGTGTTTTTTTGATGGGAGCGGCGATCGAAGCCGTCATTGAAGAAGTTCACAAACATTCTTTGGAAAAAGATAAGAATTCGATTTCTGATTTCTTAAATTCTTATCAAGGATAA
- a CDS encoding 1-acyl-sn-glycerol-3-phosphate acyltransferase, with protein sequence MLETSVVPNSSQVVYSEKTYDWLINLVYRTRGILFDSIEEYFEESNRDKILYAPYPTVLIGNHVGEGDIFGLAAIHRMVQPKIKFAIPVREDILKKDFLVKEFRPKGSLKLIFKLIDKTNIIPILLAYIGSFPIKRPFRDNARELLKKGELRDLVDQEWNTLVDRVRSGRNLFMFPEGTFNHDGYLNQIKKGVYFIRTKIKDVHFISFTLTYDYISSKKTQLHISYGDNFEISETAESDQVANIVKERLGKNYVATSGNLLSAILLQLGTETGVGKEILFKRLQNFAEEIRKKGKEIHISGKLFSNHLEDAFQNILKKGLDHKLLRLNGNGDVLASEKLLYKEEDTRNLIKKNILLYHSNQLSYHRPALEKILLSLT encoded by the coding sequence ATGTTAGAGACCTCCGTTGTTCCCAATTCCTCGCAAGTCGTTTATTCCGAAAAAACCTACGATTGGCTGATCAATCTCGTTTATAGGACCAGAGGGATTCTTTTTGATTCTATAGAAGAATACTTCGAAGAATCCAATCGCGATAAAATTCTTTACGCACCCTATCCCACCGTGCTCATCGGAAATCACGTGGGCGAGGGAGACATTTTCGGTCTTGCAGCGATTCATAGAATGGTTCAACCAAAGATTAAATTTGCAATCCCAGTAAGAGAAGATATCTTGAAGAAGGATTTTTTAGTCAAAGAATTTCGCCCCAAAGGAAGCTTGAAACTGATTTTCAAGCTGATCGATAAAACGAATATCATTCCCATCTTATTAGCCTATATCGGTTCTTTTCCCATTAAACGTCCTTTTAGAGACAACGCGCGCGAATTGTTAAAAAAAGGTGAACTCAGAGATTTGGTCGATCAAGAATGGAACACGCTTGTGGATCGGGTTCGTTCTGGAAGAAATTTATTTATGTTTCCGGAAGGCACTTTCAATCACGATGGCTATCTCAATCAGATAAAAAAAGGTGTGTATTTTATCCGTACTAAGATAAAGGACGTTCACTTTATTTCATTTACCCTCACATACGATTATATCTCTTCAAAAAAAACTCAACTGCATATCTCATACGGAGATAATTTCGAAATCTCGGAAACCGCCGAAAGTGACCAAGTTGCGAATATCGTTAAAGAAAGATTAGGAAAGAATTATGTTGCGACTTCAGGCAATTTACTTTCCGCCATTCTTCTGCAACTAGGAACGGAAACAGGCGTTGGAAAAGAAATTTTATTCAAAAGACTTCAAAATTTTGCAGAAGAAATTCGTAAGAAAGGAAAAGAAATTCACATTTCGGGAAAACTATTTTCAAATCACTTGGAAGACGCATTTCAAAATATTCTCAAAAAAGGTTTGGATCATAAGCTGTTAAGACTCAACGGAAACGGAGACGTATTGGCGAGCGAAAAACTTCTGTATAAAGAAGAAGATACGAGAAATCTAATTAAGAAGAATATTCTTTTGTATCACTCCAATCAACTTTCCTACCATAGACCCGCGTTGGAAAAGATTTTACTCTCTCTAACTTAA
- the speD gene encoding adenosylmethionine decarboxylase: protein MNALGKHVIAEFYDCDYETINNHELVEDIMLKSVDLSGATTIKSVFHRFSPYGVSGVVVVSESHFAIHTWPEYGYCAVDVFTCGDLIDNQAALDYLKEKFGSKSISVVEMKRGLLNLGVDLHHKPVGN from the coding sequence TTGAACGCATTGGGAAAACATGTGATCGCTGAGTTTTATGACTGCGATTACGAAACCATTAACAACCACGAATTAGTTGAGGACATCATGTTAAAGTCCGTAGACCTGTCAGGTGCCACGACCATTAAGTCGGTTTTTCATAGGTTCAGTCCGTATGGAGTGAGCGGCGTGGTTGTTGTTAGTGAGTCTCATTTTGCGATTCATACTTGGCCCGAATACGGTTATTGTGCCGTAGACGTGTTTACCTGTGGGGATCTCATCGATAACCAGGCTGCCCTGGACTATCTGAAAGAGAAATTTGGCTCGAAAAGCATTTCCGTTGTGGAAATGAAACGTGGTCTATTGAACTTAGGCGTAGACCTGCACCACAAGCCAGTTGGAAATTAA